GCGAAGCTGGCGGCGATGGAGCGGCAGGAGgtgaagagggagagggagatggaTATTTTGAGGCAGAGTTTGAGGATTATGAGCCATAAGAAGAGATCGTCGGCGGCGGCCACTGCTAAGCATCAAAGGAGAGGAGATCAACAATTCGGGAATTATGAATGCTGTTAATTAGTGTTGATTAGGGTTTTGTGGTTGATTAATTAGGGCTCTCTGCATGTGTTGCTGCGTGAAGGAGAGGAGGAATATACAAGCAATGTCTTTACTTGCCTTCTTTTATGTGATGATTAATGTGATTGAATCGGTGGCTGTTTTGTGCTTTATTGATTGGACAAAAACGATCATTTATTAATATGTTGCCGATTTTGTCTAATGATTTAGCATGTTATTCAAAAATGTACTTATACGCTATGTGAGGAGTATCCTTTTTCGGGTTAAAAATGTCCCTCCTGTACATAGGGTGAGCCATTTTATACTAAAATGATGGAATGGTAGGGGCATAATTATGCATAGAGTGTGATATTGTTAACTaaagaataaaaagataaattattgGAAAAATTTAGAACtttgatcaaattttgttccaTTTTTATGGTTTTACAAATTAGTTGAGAAATTATAAAATTCAGATAATTTGTAAtatattttttgacaaaaagtcTCTGGCAGTATATGTGTAATATATTGATGAAGTTTTTCAATCAAACAACATTGTTTTCTTTGTGAATAAAAGACATCATATAACTCATCGGTAAAGTCATGCACGTACGATTTCTCGATTGTCATATCAGATACAATTTCatctaaaataattattgtGGGATAAATTATATGCAAATCCAAATTTCATGAGTTTTCTAGCTAATTTTTAATAGTTAATGACAAACCAAAATATGAAGATTTGTTTCCGACATTttactttctttctttttttttcttttctttttagttggTGGAGGAGGATATGAAATTAAATACCAGCGCCTATTATCCGCCGATGATTTGGAAAatacaagcatggttttataTTGTGGAAGTGGGGCCTTCCTTTGTTAACTTGACTATCCctgaaaatcaaataaatgtaaGCTCTCAAGTCTCAAACAAAGATTTTTAAGAAAATCTGGTTACTTTAGAAATTTAGAAACAAAcaaactataaataaaatagagaggACAAATGTATACGCCTcctaaatttaaattattttcctttttttatttaatatgacGAGACACAAAATAACATATACCAAACGATATCTACTATAAACTTACGGTAACTACTGTACAATAAAAACTTGCTAAACAACATGTGGAATGACAAAAGTACCCTCGGTTCATTTCTTTTCTCCATAACCAAGAGTGTTCTTCACCCCATCGATGGCACCCTGAGCCAGGTTAGCAAATTGCTCTCCAGTCTatataaatcataaaaaaaataaataatataattcattCATATAAAAAATCATCATAGATGATATCAAAATGGTAACCATAgatttgaaaaaattaaatttgaattttgttaaaaaaaatgacctGCTCGAAAAAAGAAGCTTCTTCTTGGGTTCTATGGGCCTGTGCTTGGGCCTGTCAACCAGCCTCTTAGGCCCTATCATGGATCGGATGTACTAAATCCGCAGCCTTATCATGGGCCGCATTTGCATCTGATTCTTCAAACTCATGTATCTTGGCCTGCATGAAAAATTGATATCCAAATTAATTGGTAAAAACTAAAGCGTTTACTCTTATTATATGTTGGGATTTGATTCACCATATTAGCAATGTTAATGAGAAGGTAATACTGATTATTTTTAATATgggtaaattataaaaaaaaattataaagtttggTTAGATTCTAACAATCAAAATATTATAAGTGGGTGTCACCACCGGTAAATTAAACAATATTctttattcataaaataaacAACACCGTTTGATTGAAGAAtgtgaataataatattatactatatATTTGACTATAATTTTTTAGCATGAGATAATTAAGTACAAAATCAGAACTTCATCTTTTTGGCAAAACTTGACAAAACTCATTTTGTTTTTGCTATTTGACCCTTTTGAGTTTACTAGATTGAGAAGTTTGAAacttatttatttctaaataaaaTGCTATTACCTACAAATATCTTACCTGAGTATTGCCTGCTTGGAGTTGGGAAGACattttgtttgaaatttgttGATAGATGAAGATAATATACAGGTTTTATGAATTTGCAGCTTTGGACTTTTTATGGGGTATTTATAATGTTATTTATATTGAATGAATGAAAAATGGCAGtactaggggtgtgcattcgggtttcggttcggtttttttcaaaaccgaacaaaaaccgaaaaaccgaatttagttcaaaatctaaaccgaaccgaacccgaaaaaccaaaaaaccgaaaccgaaaaaccgaaaaccgaacttaaaaaactgaaaaacccgaacaaaaccgaaaaaccgaaaaacccgaaaaaataaatataatattaatatatatatatatatatatatgtatatatatatatatatatatgcgtgtgtaatttattttattttatatatactaatagaatatttatatataatataaaattaataatacatataatatatataatatagtagaatttattaaaagagtataatatatattatattatatatataattcggttattcgggttttcggtttttttcttcgcccgaaccgaaaaattgaaatttttgtattttcaaaaccgaaccgaaccgaaccgaaaaaccaaaataaccgaaccgaatttcaaaatttcggtttggttcggttcggatattcagtTTCCAATtgttttgctcacccctaggcagtactatttttttatgaaaattttgttGGTGAAGAGTGAATTGCTCTCAACTAGTGTCTCTCATTGCTAGCATGAAATATGCTTCTCCATGAATTATACATTTTGTCATAAAACAAATCCTATATTTAATCACGGAACAAAATGAAGATATTATATTGTTAGCATGGATGATGATATGGTGGGACAGCCACAGATTATACAAAAAGTAAATTCACCTTAaaagcataaaataaaaattactagtactaatttGAGGATGGATTAATAAAATATCCATATTAAGATAGTAAAGATAAAAAGAGGTAGCCGCTAACATATAAAATGTCACTCATATTAGTTTATCTTAATTCAAGACCAATAATAGACTAAGCTGtgaattgatttttaaataatgcGATTCACAATAATATACTTATTTTGTCTTGAATAACTCaagattaatttacaattaaacAAATTATTGGTTGGACAATTCtcaatattttttagttatgaATTGTTATTGTATAGAGTAGTAAGTTAATGACCAGCATTAGATTTGACTTGTGAATTTAGTCTTAAATTTGTTAATAAAAGCAAAACAATTTATTAAGCCAAACTCCTTAGTTTACAACGtgctaattaattaagtttacaatgtaattaattaagttcactTCATTTAGATGAATAGGCTTTCCATTTAATTTTGCATTGCGCGATATTTAATAGAGAACGCTAAAGCGTAAGGTATTTAATGAAATCTAAATTTAGAGACTTTTTTTTTGAATAACCCAAAAATTTGAGATATAAATCACTATTAGAGAAAACTTATAGTTATACTTGTTCGTATGGAAAAATTTGATCATTATTATCAATAATACTACATTTTAAAAGTAAACCTTCTAATTTCGATGTGATGGATAGTGctttaaatttctatttttgatacaaacaatcacacaaaaatgAGTAGGAATTTAGTGATATATACATAGATTTCTTTTTTTGATACAAACAATCACACAAAGAAAATTAGTGGGATTTCCAAAGGAGGAAATGTCTCACGCGACAAAAAATCGCGTGGGTCGATGCTACCAGAACCCTTAGCGGGGGTATTTCCGTCAAATTCAGTCCCCTTTATACATCgaattatttcatttattggcTCAGTTCGCCGGAAAATCTCACTCCAACTCCGCGCTCGGCTCTCCGCCTCCACCAACAAATTTTCCTCCCCGTTTTGCCCCCGCCTCCGAGATCTCCCTCTTCTCCAGCATCCCTTGAATTATCCAAAATCCAGGGGCATTTCCTCGGTATTACCATCGGTAGACCTGTGTGTAACCCTCGTTCAATCGGGATTCGCATGGGATTAGTATGGTAATTGAATTTTCAATCTAGAAGGATTTCGGAATTGTTGATTTGGAATTGCGAATCGTTGCCTGCGATGAGGTCGTCTTCGATCTGGCCGGATAATTCTGCCGCTGCCGCATCTTCGTCGTCGAGTTTCCAGCAGCTCGTGCCTCCGCCTGTGGCTACGGGCACTCCCGAGAAATCTCGTCCGAGGCAAAGGTTCAATTTTGTAACCCAATCTTACCTCAATTTTGCCTTATTTCACACGGATGGAGTTCGATTGGTGTGGTCCTCTCTCGAATTTGTCTAGATGATTTTATGTATTTCCTGAAAATTTAGGATAACTTTTTCGGTAGTCAATCTTAGAAAATTGAAGTCAATGAGCGAATCCAGACGCGGTTAGATAAAGTAGTGGTATTGTATTTTTGGAAAGAAAGGTTAAATTAGATTTAAATTGCTATATTTGCAGTTAAAGTTAGTTAACGTAGCTGCTCTATCTCATGTTTGTTAATCATGTTTGGAAAGATACCTAAGCGCTAGTTGAAAATTGGTATCAATCCCTGTCGAAGATTTGGAATGACTTTGTGGCAGTTTAATCACAGATCCTTTTTGGGGGGGGTTTAATAACAATAAGGTTTTTCTTTATGGTATTGGTGTTATATCTATTGTAACAGCAGAAGGGCATGATCTATAAGGCTTCGGTCTGCTATGCTTAAATGTGGTCATATGATTAGTTCATATGTGCTAGACATTCTATGCGATGAATAAATTTGATGGTAATTGATTCGCAGTCATTGGAGATGAGAGATCTTTTAACATCTAGGTGATCATAGGGGTGTACTATTCGTTTGTGTGTGCATTTTTATATTTCAGTGAGTCTTTTATGTTCTAGAATGTGCATTTGATAACTTATGTTCTATTCATTTGTGTCTCTAGAGATTTTGTGATTCTTATGTTCTAGAATGTGCATTTGATATTGTTTCCAGGCATTATAACTATTTTAACCTGCACCTATGCTCTTACTATTGACTTATAACAATTCAGCGAGTTGGTAAATTTGGACTTTTTGCAGAAGATACCTGAGTTGGATGACTTATTATCAAAATCTGTACGAAGAAAGTTTTAAGCAGTGTTTAAGACTTTTATGGTTGTCAGCTTCCGTTGTGTTGCATCTAGCGTATTACTGGATTTGACTGTACTATGACCTACTTTGGGTCATTCGGAATCCAAGGAACTCTTTTCAATCCAGATCTCTTTTATTATCATGTTCattctctattttttcttcCACATGCAGTAATGTTTTCCAATTGTTAGCCCGGAGAGAGGTATCTCCTCAAACTAAGCATTCAGCCAGAAGATTTTGGGGCCAGGATTCCAGTACCTGTGCTGACGCTTGCAGAACTAGATTTGAATCTGCCAAAGACGCAAGACAAGAACTTCGTTCATGGTATCTGTGGTTTATCTGTTTTATATGGACTATAGCTGGTAGCAAATCCACTGTAAACAATTGTTGATTGTTTAAAGTCAAATCTTTATTTGGACCATAGGGTAGAGTCAGGGTCATTGCTGCATATATCAGCCAAGTATTGTCCCCTGCAGCCTCCACCTAGGTCAACAATTGCTGCAGCCTTCAGTCCTGATGGAAAGACGCTTGCATCGACACagttactctctctctctctcatatatatatatagtgcaTGATATGTTGTGATATATGAAATCTCAGTTggataataaaaaaacacaatctTTCATGGTGACAGTGGAGATCATACGGTGAAAATAATCAATTGTCAGACTGGAAAATGCTTAAAAGTGTTGAGTGGTCATCGGAGGACTCCTTGGGTGGTAAGCCTGTTTTCTTATCtgccattttttttgtaatctgATTCATTTGTGATAACTGGAAATGTCTGGACATGTAATTACTGAAGAAACGTGATAAGAGAAGTGGGCGCGAGAGAAGTAAATTACTAATAGCTTGATTTTGCATAGAATCTGCATTTATTGATGAGTCTAAGGTTATGAATTTCCTGCAGGTTAGGTTTCATCCACTTTATCCTGACATTCTTGCTAGTGGAAGTCTGGACCATGAAGTTCGATTATGGGATGCCAAAACTGCTGAGTGCATAGGATCGCGTGATTTTTGTAATTTTGGAAATCTTTCCTGAGTTTAGACTATTCATTTTCTGTTTCTGTTCAGACATCATCTTAATCCTATCAAATTGCTTGCTGAAATAACCTTCTTGCAGATCGTCCAATAGCTTCGATTGCGTTCCATGCTAAGGGGGAAATTTTGGCTGTTGCTTCTGGTCACAAGGTTAGGAACCTAGATTGTGGCACATTTGATTCAGATTTGGTGCTACTATATGCCTTTAACTTTTGCTATGTGGCAGCTCTACATGTGGCATTACAACGAGGGAGGGGAGGCTTCCTCTccaacaattatattaaagactCGTCGTTCGCTCCGTGCTGTACATTTCCACCCACATGCTGCACCATTTCTTCTAACTGCTGAGGTATTGGTTCTGGTGCTGTTAGTAAATCTATTCTCAGTGATCAGTTTATGATGCTGAGTTTTCCAGGTCAATGATCTTGACTCATCAGACCCTTCCATGACCCCTGCAACTTCGTGTGGCTACTTGCACTACCCTCCTCCTACCATATATTTGGCAGATGCACATTCAAATTATCGTTCAAATTCAGGAAGTGATGTTCCTGTCATGTCTGTACCATTTTTAATATGGCCCTCAGTCAGCATAGGTGATGGGACCTCACAACAAAGTGATGTTGACATGAGTTCTAATGCTTCACAACAAAGGGTGGATAGTTCTGCCTCCGTACGATTGCTCACATATTCAACTCCATCTGGACAATATGAGCTGGTATTGTCTCCCATAGAATCTAGTAGTGCCACTGCACAAGATGAGCGGCTAAATAATTCTTCAACAAGGGAAACTGGTAATGCTGGTTCTGAGCATGCAATGGACGCGATGGACACAGATATGCCAGCTGAAGCAAGAAACAATCAATTTTTCCAATTTGGTGACCCAACAAATTGGGAGCTGCCATTCTTGCAGGGGTGGCTTATTGGTCAAAGCCAAGCTGGCCAACGTGCAGTTCACTCACAAAATGGAGGCAGTAATGAAGGTTTGCCTTCCCATAGTATAGGGGACCTATCAACAGTGGTTCCTCCAGTAATTCCTAATACCACTGGCAATTTAAGGGTTCCTGGAAGATCTGGCTCGCGGCACCATTCTTCACGCACCCATGCAATACCAACAGCCAGATCAGGAGATGCCGCTGCTTTTAACAATAGCCGCCCCGAGCAGAGCAATTCACAGCCTTTCATGAACCAAATCCAGTCTGAGGTAGCCACATCACTGGCTGCTGCAGCAGCTGCTGAGTTGCCTTGTACTGTAAAGCTAAGAATATGGTCTCATAATGTGAAATATCCATGTGCACCTCTTGATTCAGACCGCTGTCGATTAACAATTCCTCATGCTGTACTTTGTAGGTATGGCTGTTTCTGACTTCACCTCATTATTAGCTTTGAAATCAACGGATTGATCCAACTTCCAAATGCTTACATGAAATATATTTTTGCAGTGAAATGGGTGCTCATTTTTCACCTTGTGGAAGGTTTTTGGCCGTCTGTGTAGCATGTGTTTTACCAACAACGGATGCTGATCCAGGGTTTCATAGCCAAATTCATGATGTTACCGGTACCTCAACATCGCCTACTAGACATCCAATTTCAGCTCAGCGTGTTATGTATGAGCTAAGGATATATTCCTTAGAAGAGTCCACGTGAGTCTTCTTCTTATATTCTTGCTGCAATATTACATAATCATTCAAGTCAAATAATTTCATAAAGTGATGATGATTCTGTTTCGTATAGATTTGGGTTTGTTCTGGCCTCTCGGGCTATCAGAGCTGCTCACTGTTTGACATCAATACAGGTTAGTTGTATTGTGAGATTTATTTGGAAGTATAAACTTGATGTGTAAAAGAGAATTGTTGTGAAACCATCTTTTATCCTATTTTGAACATCTGTTGCTTTCAAGTGATTTTATGAAGTTTGAAGTTTCCATTTAAAGTTGATAAGTAGCATTGCTTATGATACTGCTAATATTGGGTGCAGATTCTGCAGACATTATGCAGTTATGTATCACGTTAGAATATGTATGCA
This sequence is a window from Salvia splendens isolate huo1 chromosome 5, SspV2, whole genome shotgun sequence. Protein-coding genes within it:
- the LOC121804815 gene encoding uncharacterized protein LOC121804815 isoform X2; its protein translation is MRSSSIWPDNSAAAASSSSSFQQLVPPPVATGTPEKSRPRQSNVFQLLARREVSPQTKHSARRFWGQDSSTCADACRTRFESAKDARQELRSWVESGSLLHISAKYCPLQPPPRSTIAAAFSPDGKTLASTHGDHTVKIINCQTGKCLKVLSGHRRTPWVVRFHPLYPDILASGSLDHEVRLWDAKTAECIGSRDFYRPIASIAFHAKGEILAVASGHKLYMWHYNEGGEASSPTIILKTRRSLRAVHFHPHAAPFLLTAEVNDLDSSDPSMTPATSCGYLHYPPPTIYLADAHSNYRSNSGSDVPVMSVPFLIWPSVSIGDGTSQQSDVDMSSNASQQRVDSSASVRLLTYSTPSGQYELVLSPIESSSATAQDERLNNSSTRETGNAGSEHAMDAMDTDMPAEARNNQFFQFGDPTNWELPFLQGWLIGQSQAGQRAVHSQNGGSNEGLPSHSIGDLSTVVPPVIPNTTGNLRVPGRSGSRHHSSRTHAIPTARSGDAAAFNNSRPEQSNSQPFMNQIQSEVATSLAAAAAAELPCTVKLRIWSHNVKYPCAPLDSDRCRLTIPHAVLCSEMGAHFSPCGRFLAVCVACVLPTTDADPGFHSQIHDVTGTSTSPTRHPISAQRVMYELRIYSLEESTFGFVLASRAIRAAHCLTSIQFSPTSEHLLLAYGRRHSSLLKSVVIDGDTTVPIYTILEIYRVSDMELVRVLPSAEDEVNVACFHPLVGGGLVYGTKEGKLRILQCDGSDSFSSKESHVPDDNNMVEVPTFALEG
- the LOC121804815 gene encoding uncharacterized protein LOC121804815 isoform X1, coding for MRSSSIWPDNSAAAASSSSSFQQLVPPPVATGTPEKSRPRQRRYLSWMTYYQNLNVFQLLARREVSPQTKHSARRFWGQDSSTCADACRTRFESAKDARQELRSWVESGSLLHISAKYCPLQPPPRSTIAAAFSPDGKTLASTHGDHTVKIINCQTGKCLKVLSGHRRTPWVVRFHPLYPDILASGSLDHEVRLWDAKTAECIGSRDFYRPIASIAFHAKGEILAVASGHKLYMWHYNEGGEASSPTIILKTRRSLRAVHFHPHAAPFLLTAEVNDLDSSDPSMTPATSCGYLHYPPPTIYLADAHSNYRSNSGSDVPVMSVPFLIWPSVSIGDGTSQQSDVDMSSNASQQRVDSSASVRLLTYSTPSGQYELVLSPIESSSATAQDERLNNSSTRETGNAGSEHAMDAMDTDMPAEARNNQFFQFGDPTNWELPFLQGWLIGQSQAGQRAVHSQNGGSNEGLPSHSIGDLSTVVPPVIPNTTGNLRVPGRSGSRHHSSRTHAIPTARSGDAAAFNNSRPEQSNSQPFMNQIQSEVATSLAAAAAAELPCTVKLRIWSHNVKYPCAPLDSDRCRLTIPHAVLCSEMGAHFSPCGRFLAVCVACVLPTTDADPGFHSQIHDVTGTSTSPTRHPISAQRVMYELRIYSLEESTFGFVLASRAIRAAHCLTSIQFSPTSEHLLLAYGRRHSSLLKSVVIDGDTTVPIYTILEIYRVSDMELVRVLPSAEDEVNVACFHPLVGGGLVYGTKEGKLRILQCDGSDSFSSKESHVPDDNNMVEVPTFALEG